The following proteins come from a genomic window of Hymenobacter canadensis:
- a CDS encoding DUF4747 family protein yields the protein MAKRSSSVRTSFNIINIKLRQPDARESTTQENADMIMALYNKKIKVKINSTTGIIIRRCFRTTFGNKEVIVGYLSRFTPVEGQEWIDLENPDSDAATLAAPKNAAPGLRDTVFYFIPSIHRLSLIRGSNTLTPQFVATFFVKAISKLLGSNQAVDVEVLTSKNYIEELKEASAVTRLEIEISYTNNDFNFDSLIDDELKNAGIGKLKLVATADTTGSIDIEKSKLIEQALKLAIGNGSIAATVKPQIGARRKKIDIDEHQRVETVVSEIPADQARDVAAFMINEFSNSNGES from the coding sequence ATGGCCAAAAGATCTTCTTCTGTTCGCACTTCATTCAATATCATAAACATTAAACTGCGCCAGCCAGATGCGAGAGAGAGCACGACTCAGGAAAACGCGGATATGATAATGGCGTTGTACAACAAAAAAATTAAAGTAAAAATAAACTCTACAACAGGAATAATCATAAGAAGGTGTTTTAGAACAACTTTCGGCAACAAAGAAGTTATTGTAGGATATCTATCAAGATTCACTCCAGTAGAGGGACAAGAGTGGATAGATCTTGAAAATCCAGATTCTGATGCAGCCACTTTAGCTGCACCTAAAAATGCAGCACCAGGCCTGCGTGATACAGTGTTCTACTTTATTCCCTCAATTCACAGATTATCACTGATTAGAGGCAGTAATACTTTGACGCCACAGTTCGTGGCAACATTTTTTGTGAAAGCAATTTCTAAACTCCTGGGTTCAAATCAGGCAGTAGATGTAGAAGTATTAACATCTAAGAATTATATCGAAGAACTTAAGGAAGCTTCCGCAGTAACTAGACTCGAAATAGAAATATCATATACAAATAATGACTTTAATTTCGACTCATTGATTGACGACGAATTAAAAAACGCAGGTATTGGAAAATTGAAACTTGTTGCAACAGCAGACACTACAGGTAGTATTGATATTGAAAAGAGTAAGTTAATTGAACAGGCTCTTAAACTTGCAATTGGAAATGGGTCAATCGCGGCTACTGTTAAACCACAAATAGGAGCACGGAGAAAAAAGATCGATATTGATGAGCACCAAAGGGTAGAAACAGTTGTTTCAGAAATACCTGCAGATCAAGCAAGAGATGTGGCAGCTTTCATGATCAACGAATTTAGTAATAGCAATGGAGAATCTTGA
- a CDS encoding site-specific DNA-methyltransferase — MSDNLFIRSTTHSDTRAHIPSQEEAGYEKGNAKVQPNQQTDLPLNPVTTRGQDPELFWLNKYGKDGRQERLSIDIRSLYRHEHIVPENLIKGLYRTAAPASGQMSLNALFGNALDREELNKTSEYYQHPPDGWTNRLIQGDSELVMASLLEREGMAGTVQCIYFDPPYGIKYGSNWQMRLNNLDVKDGKDDNLSGEPEQIKAFRDTWELGIHSYLTYLRERLLLAKELLNESGSCFVQISDENVHLVRNLMDEVFGSENFFTQIAVKKTAAQTDDVISSSIDYIIWYAKNKATVKARALYSTKEFGGDYAKQYRSIEMPDGTRRKLKPGEDLPEYARAFRADNLTSSHEYSLGKLPYVMNGVSYSPGARYWSTSPNGLAKLESKRRLVAVGNTLSYVRFLDDFPAVPLLNVWTDTGTGGYGDEKYYVVQTTTKVIQRCILMTTDPGDLVLDPTCGSGTSAYVAEQWGRRWITIDTSRIALNIAKSRLITAVFPAYKRIAESDIRQGFVYKKISRITMRSLANDEPAEEQTLYDQPEIDKSKVRVAGPFTVETLQGLDPIAPAAANTAAAATDSEDRFEERIYDHLRSAGIKNGDATERAVFRRVEAIASSGYLHAEGFYEAEGGEKKAYLHIGPKFGAVSRQALNGAIKECRMRGDADWLVILGFQFDTDVQGGQQSTSMGAFRVDIVRMHDDLMQAGLIKNDKKAASFVTIGEPDIALIDATGQEITKPQPGQEVRVEVRGMDLYDPIRDEVKARNINDIAYWMVDDDYDGSNFVVQQVFFCGGDQDEFSKWKRGISDLAKLSTKKRAEHTLRIELDEEAFDELYGFQSRAIKLTRKGQQIAVRVISQFGEESTQVVKI, encoded by the coding sequence ATGTCCGACAATCTATTCATCCGCTCCACCACCCACTCCGATACCCGCGCCCACATTCCCTCCCAGGAGGAAGCCGGCTACGAGAAGGGAAATGCTAAAGTCCAGCCCAATCAGCAGACCGACCTGCCCCTCAACCCCGTCACCACCCGGGGCCAGGACCCCGAGCTGTTCTGGCTCAACAAATACGGCAAGGACGGCCGCCAAGAGCGCCTCTCCATCGATATCCGCTCCCTCTACCGCCACGAGCACATTGTGCCTGAGAATCTCATTAAAGGGCTCTACCGCACTGCCGCGCCCGCCTCGGGCCAGATGAGCCTCAATGCCCTATTTGGCAACGCCTTAGACCGTGAAGAACTAAACAAAACAAGCGAGTACTATCAGCACCCGCCCGATGGCTGGACCAACCGTCTCATCCAGGGCGACTCAGAGCTGGTCATGGCTTCCCTGCTGGAGCGGGAAGGCATGGCCGGCACCGTGCAGTGTATCTACTTCGATCCGCCTTACGGCATCAAGTATGGCTCCAACTGGCAGATGCGGCTGAATAACCTGGATGTGAAAGATGGTAAGGATGATAATCTTAGTGGGGAGCCAGAGCAGATCAAGGCATTCCGTGATACTTGGGAGTTAGGCATTCATAGTTACCTCACTTATTTACGTGAACGGCTTCTGTTAGCCAAAGAATTGCTCAATGAGAGCGGATCATGTTTTGTGCAGATATCGGATGAGAACGTGCATTTAGTGCGCAATCTGATGGATGAGGTTTTTGGTAGTGAGAATTTCTTCACACAAATAGCAGTAAAGAAAACGGCGGCTCAAACAGATGACGTCATATCCTCCTCTATAGACTATATAATTTGGTACGCAAAAAACAAAGCAACTGTAAAAGCACGTGCTTTATATTCAACCAAAGAGTTTGGAGGAGATTATGCGAAGCAGTACAGATCTATTGAAATGCCTGATGGCACCCGGCGTAAATTAAAACCTGGAGAAGATCTACCCGAATATGCCAGAGCGTTTAGAGCGGATAACCTGACCTCAAGTCACGAATATTCTCTTGGTAAACTTCCTTACGTTATGAATGGCGTAAGCTACTCGCCAGGAGCAAGATATTGGTCAACTAGTCCTAATGGGTTAGCCAAGCTTGAATCGAAGAGGCGTTTAGTTGCTGTAGGCAACACTCTCAGTTATGTTAGATTTTTAGATGATTTCCCTGCTGTCCCCTTGCTTAACGTTTGGACAGATACCGGCACTGGGGGGTACGGTGACGAGAAATATTATGTAGTTCAAACTACTACTAAGGTTATTCAGCGTTGCATACTGATGACAACCGATCCAGGGGATTTGGTTCTGGATCCTACTTGTGGCAGTGGCACTTCGGCTTATGTTGCTGAGCAGTGGGGACGTCGCTGGATTACAATAGATACTTCTCGTATTGCGCTTAACATCGCTAAGTCACGGCTCATTACAGCTGTATTTCCAGCTTACAAGCGAATAGCTGAAAGTGATATACGTCAGGGCTTTGTGTACAAGAAGATTTCTCGAATTACTATGAGAAGTCTTGCTAATGATGAGCCTGCTGAGGAGCAAACTCTCTACGACCAGCCCGAAATTGATAAGTCAAAGGTTCGTGTAGCTGGTCCCTTTACAGTCGAAACTCTCCAAGGACTAGATCCAATAGCGCCAGCCGCAGCCAATACAGCTGCTGCCGCTACGGATTCCGAGGACCGTTTCGAGGAGCGCATCTACGACCACCTCCGCTCCGCCGGCATCAAGAACGGCGACGCCACCGAGCGGGCCGTCTTCCGCCGCGTCGAGGCTATTGCCTCCAGTGGCTACCTCCACGCCGAGGGCTTCTATGAGGCCGAAGGCGGTGAGAAGAAGGCCTACCTCCACATCGGCCCCAAGTTCGGCGCCGTCAGCCGTCAGGCCCTCAACGGTGCCATCAAAGAGTGCCGTATGCGCGGTGATGCCGACTGGCTCGTCATCCTCGGCTTCCAGTTCGATACCGACGTTCAGGGTGGCCAGCAGTCCACGAGCATGGGTGCCTTCCGCGTCGACATCGTCCGCATGCACGACGACCTCATGCAGGCTGGCCTTATCAAAAACGACAAGAAAGCCGCCTCCTTCGTCACCATCGGCGAGCCCGACATCGCCCTCATCGATGCCACCGGCCAGGAAATCACCAAGCCCCAGCCCGGCCAGGAAGTCCGCGTCGAAGTCCGCGGCATGGACCTCTATGACCCCATCCGCGACGAAGTAAAAGCCCGCAACATCAACGACATCGCCTACTGGATGGTCGACGACGACTACGACGGCTCCAACTTCGTGGTCCAGCAGGTCTTCTTCTGCGGCGGCGACCAGGACGAGTTCAGCAAGTGGAAACGCGGCATCTCCGACCTCGCCAAGCTCAGCACCAAGAAACGCGCCGAGCACACCCTCCGCATCGAGCTAGACGAAGAAGCCTTCGACGAACTCTACGGCTTCCAGTCCCGCGCCATCAAACTCACCCGCAAAGGCCAGCAAATCGCCGTCCGCGTCATCAGCCAGTTCGGCGAAGAATCCACCCAGGTGGTGAAAATTTAA
- a CDS encoding BPTD_3080 family restriction endonuclease, with amino-acid sequence MSVESSATPPVDNPILNNPYDEPRKAYQMAPDSSLDYSVIKSGRRPYTPDAQVLPKKVGKQKELYDVSDLPATQDHLINRLRKEVGQWRADGYPNTTRVTKELLLFWFENKERLVTQCLFFAQREALETAVWLNEVAPARAENRGTSILAELATAWQVSDGADFNLPRLAFKMATGTGKTVVMAMLTLYHYFNRQEYRQDTRFADYFLFVTPGVTIRDRLGVLYVDTQATTANDAKDYYRQRGLVPPHLHQRLAGLNARLVLTNYHAFEPKQLQGNKRSPFDGKKDPVTGLKVEAKEDFGQVIRRLLGSFRPGSRLLVLNDEAHHCYLPKAKKAVKAEDGTDIKQENERAAVWYRGLVEIGRRFKLQQVYDLSATPYYLSGSGYTPYSLFGWVCSDFGLIEAIESGLVKIPYLPEGDDTQDLQEAKLRDIYAHVKHELPKRGSRTQKLEGKPELPTLVKTALHQFYEHYEKEYHRLGGLFSTPPVLILVCNNTNVSSEVFKYIAGYETATADGEPLIMPGQFELLTNFDRHTRLPRQKPPTLIIDSSALDNSDQVDEQFKRVFGPEIERFKQDYRIMHPGRSVENLTDGDLLREVVNTVGKTGSLGSHVRCVVSVSMLTEGWDANTVTHIMGLRAFGSQLLCEQVAGRALRRQSYNLVGYDKEGQPTKDKRRIVEYKFPPEYAHIIGVPFKLFRKGAIMPPEPPKPLTQVHALPDRRAEFEILFPMVEGYRLETGGDVLRVDFSAVEPFPIEGHKLPTRTRMGSAFTETEQELNLDNVRQVRLQQLEYHYARQLLASKLADSNGQPRTYWFGPVRQAVGEWLRTRVNCLGGAFPGMLLFHDDKAVVEHIGRGIWTEPRSTDQIRPVFSHYNDKVGTTSRVRGATSREVYPTTKSHVNYVVMDSEWEGIAAKELERLEEMTEVEAYVKNDFMGFSIPYVSQAKERRYFPDFIVRCRLSTGQRVNVVLEISGMAEAKTDKRWYVTERWLPAVNNVAPQLGLDPWHFLEIANDIRNIRPQLQAFLQDLEVQYAANPVPVVAQPVS; translated from the coding sequence ATGTCCGTCGAATCCTCTGCTACCCCACCCGTCGATAACCCCATCCTCAACAACCCTTACGACGAGCCCCGCAAAGCCTACCAGATGGCGCCTGACAGCAGCCTCGACTACAGCGTCATCAAGTCCGGCCGCCGTCCCTACACCCCCGACGCCCAGGTGCTGCCCAAGAAAGTCGGCAAGCAGAAGGAGCTCTACGACGTCTCCGACCTGCCTGCCACCCAGGACCACCTCATCAACCGCCTCCGCAAGGAGGTCGGCCAGTGGCGTGCCGACGGCTACCCCAACACCACCCGCGTCACCAAGGAGCTGCTTTTGTTCTGGTTCGAAAATAAGGAGCGCCTCGTCACCCAGTGCCTGTTCTTTGCCCAGCGCGAAGCCCTCGAAACGGCCGTCTGGCTCAACGAGGTAGCCCCCGCCCGCGCCGAGAACCGCGGCACCAGCATCCTCGCCGAGCTGGCCACCGCCTGGCAGGTCAGCGACGGTGCCGACTTCAACCTGCCCCGCCTGGCATTTAAAATGGCCACCGGCACCGGCAAGACGGTCGTCATGGCCATGCTCACGCTCTACCACTACTTCAACCGCCAGGAGTACCGCCAGGACACCCGCTTCGCCGACTACTTCCTCTTCGTCACCCCCGGCGTCACCATCCGCGACCGGCTCGGGGTGCTCTACGTCGACACCCAGGCCACTACGGCCAATGACGCCAAGGACTACTACCGCCAACGCGGCCTCGTGCCGCCCCACCTGCATCAGCGCCTCGCTGGCCTCAACGCCCGCCTCGTCCTCACCAACTACCACGCCTTCGAGCCCAAGCAGCTCCAGGGCAACAAGCGCAGCCCCTTCGACGGCAAGAAGGACCCCGTCACCGGCCTCAAGGTGGAGGCCAAGGAAGACTTCGGCCAGGTGATCCGCCGCCTGCTGGGCTCCTTCCGCCCCGGCAGCCGCCTGCTCGTGCTCAACGACGAGGCCCACCACTGCTATCTGCCCAAGGCCAAGAAAGCCGTTAAGGCCGAGGACGGCACCGACATCAAGCAGGAAAACGAGCGGGCTGCCGTCTGGTACCGTGGCCTCGTCGAAATCGGCCGCCGCTTCAAGCTCCAGCAGGTCTACGACCTTTCCGCCACGCCCTACTACCTGAGCGGCTCCGGCTACACACCCTACAGCCTTTTCGGCTGGGTCTGCTCCGACTTCGGCCTCATCGAGGCCATCGAGAGCGGCCTCGTCAAGATTCCTTACCTGCCCGAGGGCGACGACACCCAGGACCTGCAGGAAGCCAAGCTGCGCGACATCTACGCCCACGTCAAGCACGAGCTGCCCAAGCGGGGCTCCCGCACCCAGAAGCTGGAAGGCAAGCCCGAGCTGCCCACCCTGGTCAAGACGGCCCTCCACCAGTTCTACGAGCACTACGAGAAGGAATACCACCGCCTCGGCGGCCTCTTCTCCACGCCCCCGGTGCTTATCCTGGTCTGCAATAACACCAACGTCTCCTCCGAGGTGTTCAAGTACATTGCCGGCTACGAAACGGCCACGGCCGACGGCGAGCCACTCATCATGCCGGGCCAGTTCGAGCTGCTCACCAACTTCGACCGCCACACCCGTCTGCCCCGCCAGAAGCCGCCTACCCTCATCATCGACTCCAGCGCCCTCGACAACTCCGACCAAGTCGACGAGCAGTTCAAGCGCGTGTTCGGCCCCGAGATTGAGCGCTTCAAGCAGGATTACCGCATCATGCATCCCGGCCGCTCCGTCGAAAACCTCACCGACGGCGACCTGCTGCGCGAGGTGGTCAACACGGTCGGCAAAACCGGCTCCCTGGGCTCCCACGTCCGCTGCGTGGTCAGCGTGAGCATGCTCACCGAGGGCTGGGACGCCAACACTGTCACCCACATCATGGGCCTGCGCGCCTTCGGCTCCCAGCTGCTCTGCGAACAGGTGGCCGGCCGCGCCCTGCGTCGTCAATCCTACAACCTCGTCGGCTACGACAAGGAGGGCCAGCCCACCAAGGACAAGCGCCGCATCGTCGAGTACAAGTTCCCGCCCGAGTACGCCCACATCATCGGCGTGCCGTTCAAGCTCTTCCGCAAAGGCGCCATCATGCCCCCTGAGCCGCCTAAGCCCCTTACCCAGGTGCACGCGCTGCCCGACCGCCGGGCCGAATTCGAGATTCTCTTCCCCATGGTGGAGGGCTACCGCCTCGAAACCGGCGGCGACGTGCTGCGCGTTGACTTCTCGGCCGTCGAGCCCTTCCCTATCGAGGGCCACAAGCTGCCCACCCGCACCCGCATGGGGTCGGCCTTCACCGAAACCGAGCAGGAGCTCAACCTCGACAACGTCCGGCAGGTGCGCCTCCAGCAGCTCGAGTACCACTACGCCCGTCAGTTGTTGGCCAGCAAGCTTGCCGACTCCAACGGTCAGCCCCGCACCTACTGGTTCGGCCCCGTGCGTCAGGCGGTAGGGGAGTGGCTTCGCACCCGCGTCAACTGCCTCGGCGGTGCCTTCCCCGGCATGCTCCTCTTCCATGACGACAAGGCTGTCGTCGAGCACATCGGCCGCGGCATCTGGACCGAGCCCCGCTCCACCGATCAGATCCGCCCCGTCTTCTCCCACTACAACGACAAGGTGGGCACCACCTCCCGGGTGCGCGGCGCCACTAGCCGCGAAGTGTACCCCACCACCAAAAGTCACGTCAACTACGTGGTCATGGACAGCGAGTGGGAAGGCATTGCCGCCAAGGAGCTCGAAAGACTGGAGGAGATGACCGAGGTCGAAGCCTACGTCAAAAACGACTTCATGGGCTTCAGCATCCCCTACGTCAGCCAGGCCAAGGAACGCCGCTACTTCCCCGACTTCATCGTGCGCTGCCGCCTCTCCACCGGCCAGCGGGTCAACGTCGTGCTCGAAATCAGCGGCATGGCCGAAGCCAAAACCGACAAGCGCTGGTACGTCACCGAGCGCTGGCTCCCGGCCGTCAACAACGTCGCCCCCCAGCTCGGCCTCGACCCCTGGCACTTCCTCGAAATCGCCAACGACATCCGCAACATCCGCCCCCAGCTCCAGGCCTTCCTCCAGGACCTGGAAGTCCAGTACGCGGCCAACCCGGTCCCCGTCGTCGCCCAACCCGTCAGCTAA
- a CDS encoding HNH endonuclease domain-containing protein gives MQYQVNDPSLESQWRSLILFGKNSATYKFAFAKTLLELAERETSAVTLSDLAQPFARHLIEHLQQHDKQGSAATSKFLTACRQHIAGEVSQEQLLQQTEQLGFVNVLDAFQVVNGGIIPHPFYEQHRVHGKLQLTLTDHFLRLKESFHFQILPQEAEARWRLVETAWNLKINPNLLEVQYDEAASMFFIERDLMRRVDITSVRDALNGYQKGKCFYSFQDISIVAGSAQLCTVDHFLPHLNKQAHLPANINGVWNLVLADRTTNGHKSARVPALKYLQRLYQRNEFFIESKHPLAETIINQTGATREKRRHFLQRHYQLALDYSIHQWQPIVELPGSF, from the coding sequence ATGCAGTATCAAGTCAATGACCCTTCGCTGGAATCGCAATGGCGATCTTTAATCTTATTTGGAAAGAACTCCGCTACTTACAAATTCGCGTTTGCTAAAACCCTGCTGGAACTGGCCGAACGCGAAACTTCAGCAGTTACTCTTTCGGATCTTGCGCAGCCCTTTGCACGACACCTGATTGAGCACCTTCAGCAGCACGACAAGCAAGGCAGCGCCGCTACCAGCAAATTTCTCACCGCCTGCCGACAGCATATAGCTGGGGAAGTTTCTCAGGAGCAACTTTTACAGCAAACAGAGCAGCTAGGCTTCGTCAATGTGTTAGACGCCTTTCAAGTCGTTAACGGGGGCATCATTCCGCATCCTTTTTATGAGCAGCACCGCGTGCACGGCAAGCTGCAACTGACACTTACCGATCACTTCCTGCGCCTGAAAGAATCGTTTCACTTCCAAATCCTGCCTCAAGAAGCTGAAGCTCGCTGGCGACTAGTTGAGACAGCCTGGAATCTGAAGATTAATCCCAACCTGCTTGAGGTGCAGTATGATGAAGCAGCCAGCATGTTTTTTATCGAGCGCGATTTGATGCGCCGGGTGGACATTACCTCCGTGCGAGATGCGTTGAATGGTTACCAGAAGGGCAAGTGTTTCTACAGCTTCCAAGACATTAGCATTGTTGCAGGCTCAGCGCAACTGTGTACCGTAGACCATTTCCTGCCTCACCTCAATAAGCAGGCTCACTTGCCGGCCAATATCAACGGCGTGTGGAATCTAGTGCTAGCCGACCGGACTACTAACGGGCACAAAAGTGCTCGAGTGCCAGCACTAAAATACCTACAGCGGCTCTACCAGCGCAACGAATTTTTTATTGAGAGCAAACACCCCCTAGCAGAGACAATCATCAACCAAACAGGCGCTACGCGCGAGAAACGACGCCACTTTCTACAGCGCCACTACCAGCTGGCGCTGGATTATTCCATTCACCAGTGGCAACCCATCGTGGAACTCCCGGGTAGCTTTTAG
- a CDS encoding HIT family protein: MSIFLQLPPTRILYQDELFFIIRDGFPVSPGHLLIISNAVRADYFALTQEEQQHLPLVLAKAKQFVEQDFQPDGYNLGMNCGPAAGQTVPHFHCHLIPRYAGDMTDPRGGVRHCIAGKGYY; this comes from the coding sequence ATGAGCATTTTTCTGCAACTGCCCCCTACTCGCATTCTGTATCAAGACGAGCTATTTTTCATTATTCGGGACGGCTTTCCCGTCTCGCCCGGGCATTTGCTCATCATCTCCAACGCCGTGCGCGCGGATTACTTTGCCTTAACGCAGGAAGAGCAGCAGCATTTACCACTGGTTCTTGCTAAAGCTAAGCAGTTTGTTGAGCAGGATTTTCAGCCCGACGGCTATAACCTAGGCATGAACTGCGGACCAGCCGCGGGGCAAACTGTGCCGCACTTTCATTGTCATTTGATCCCGCGCTACGCAGGGGATATGACCGATCCGCGCGGCGGAGTACGTCACTGCATTGCGGGGAAAGGCTATTATTAA
- a CDS encoding IS630 family transposase, protein MELVAARADVHRFHFLDETGLRLDYTRRYGRARGGRRVGGAVPLRRGRSLTLIGALSVRGLHGVQLLEGALNHRSFAFYIVRILTPQLRRGDVLVLDNLRVHHLTGLREWLGKRGVELLFLPPYSPDFTPVEQAWSKLKTRLRQAQARSWQALKEAVQDAIDWISSDDARAWFNHCGYHVHRS, encoded by the coding sequence GTGGAACTGGTGGCAGCGCGTGCCGACGTGCACCGCTTTCATTTTTTGGATGAGACGGGCCTGCGCCTAGACTACACCCGTCGCTATGGCCGGGCCCGGGGTGGTCGGCGCGTCGGTGGGGCCGTACCGCTGCGCCGGGGCCGCTCGCTGACCTTGATCGGTGCCCTGTCCGTGCGGGGGCTCCACGGGGTACAACTGCTGGAAGGGGCACTCAACCACCGCAGTTTTGCCTTCTATATCGTCCGCATCCTGACCCCGCAGTTGCGCCGCGGGGATGTGCTCGTGCTCGATAACCTGCGCGTCCATCATCTGACGGGGCTGCGGGAGTGGTTGGGCAAACGGGGCGTCGAGCTGTTGTTTCTGCCGCCCTATTCGCCCGACTTTACGCCCGTTGAGCAAGCCTGGAGTAAGCTCAAAACCCGGTTGCGACAAGCCCAGGCCCGCAGCTGGCAAGCCCTGAAAGAAGCCGTGCAGGACGCCATCGACTGGATCAGCAGCGACGATGCCAGGGCCTGGTTCAATCACTGCGGCTATCACGTACACCGTTCATGA
- a CDS encoding (deoxy)nucleoside triphosphate pyrophosphohydrolase, translated as MKHHEVVAAIIVDGPQILCLQRGPSKYEYIAYKYEFPGGKVEAGETQQQALVREIKEELELDIQVGEHFMTVEHEYADFKITMHAFLCQAGKAQLTLHEHVAYQWLPAPQLPTLDWAAADIPFVAKLVAQ; from the coding sequence ATGAAACACCACGAAGTTGTTGCTGCCATTATTGTTGATGGCCCCCAGATCCTATGCCTGCAGCGTGGGCCCAGCAAATACGAGTACATCGCCTACAAATATGAGTTTCCAGGCGGTAAGGTAGAAGCTGGCGAGACCCAGCAGCAAGCCTTGGTTCGAGAGATCAAAGAAGAGCTAGAGCTCGACATTCAAGTAGGCGAGCACTTCATGACGGTTGAGCACGAATACGCCGACTTCAAAATCACCATGCACGCCTTCCTCTGCCAAGCAGGCAAGGCTCAGCTCACGTTGCATGAACACGTTGCTTATCAGTGGCTGCCCGCTCCCCAATTGCCTACGCTAGATTGGGCGGCAGCTGACATCCCTTTCGTAGCTAAGCTAGTTGCCCAATAA